Proteins from one Microbacterium proteolyticum genomic window:
- a CDS encoding YbhB/YbcL family Raf kinase inhibitor-like protein codes for MVDLTRPQTPDPYPLLPAVPSFDVVSDDVTDGRPLKDDQVAARGNTSPHLRWSNVPEGTASFTITCFDPDAPTPSGFWHWVLVDLPGDVREIPAGFAAGDLPDGAFHLRNDGGQAGFLGAAPPEGDQPHRYFFVVHAVGAESLGVEHDATPASASFALAFQTLGRAIVHGTYQH; via the coding sequence ATGGTTGATCTGACGCGCCCCCAGACCCCCGATCCCTATCCGCTCCTGCCCGCTGTGCCGTCCTTCGACGTCGTCAGCGACGACGTGACCGACGGCCGGCCGCTGAAGGACGACCAGGTGGCCGCCCGCGGGAACACCTCTCCGCACCTGCGCTGGTCCAACGTGCCCGAGGGAACCGCGTCCTTCACCATCACCTGCTTCGATCCCGACGCCCCCACGCCCAGCGGGTTCTGGCACTGGGTGCTCGTCGATCTGCCGGGCGATGTGCGCGAGATCCCCGCCGGTTTCGCAGCGGGAGACCTGCCGGACGGCGCCTTCCACCTCCGCAACGACGGCGGGCAGGCAGGCTTCCTCGGTGCGGCACCCCCCGAGGGGGACCAGCCGCACCGCTACTTCTTCGTCGTGCACGCCGTCGGCGCCGAGAGCCTCGGGGTGGAGCACGACGCCACCCCGGCATCCGCGTCCTTCGCACTGGCATTCCAGACGCTCGGCCGCGCGATCGTCCACGGCACCTACCAGCACTGA
- a CDS encoding sensor histidine kinase, translating into MTLRARDRLAAVTRTRWFAVVTDLALAGAAVVDVVVLLPEWTPFEVALAAIAVLGLLVRRRLPWVAFALVLPGLVVDAMTIAAPIALYSVAVRERRLPPLVAAGAVTFACFLLPDWQLPELDYLAPSLLYALLYAATPIALGALVRTRRELSDRVADLSAAREAERRRDEQDVLRRERARLSREMHDVVSHQVSLIAVQAGALQVSSPDPAARTAAGVIRSLAVRTLDELRQMVGVLRAEGAPTGGDKPQPTLDDLPRLVADSGLPAELITDVTDDLAPPLQRAVYRTIQEGLTNARKHAPGAAVRVSVRTSTATIDVVVENDPPTGAALILPSGGAGLRGLRERAELLGGRLTAAGGPDGAFRLAVSLPRRTPES; encoded by the coding sequence GTGACCCTCCGCGCGCGCGACCGGTTGGCGGCCGTCACCCGCACGCGATGGTTCGCCGTCGTCACCGACCTCGCGCTGGCCGGAGCCGCGGTCGTGGACGTCGTCGTCCTCCTCCCGGAGTGGACCCCTTTCGAGGTCGCGCTCGCCGCCATCGCCGTCCTCGGGCTCCTCGTGCGCCGACGCCTGCCCTGGGTGGCGTTCGCGCTGGTCCTGCCGGGGCTCGTGGTGGATGCCATGACCATCGCCGCACCGATCGCGCTGTACTCGGTCGCCGTCCGCGAGCGGCGCCTCCCCCCGCTCGTCGCGGCCGGGGCCGTCACCTTCGCGTGCTTCCTCCTGCCCGACTGGCAACTGCCCGAGCTGGACTACCTGGCACCCTCGCTCCTCTACGCCCTGCTTTACGCCGCGACCCCGATCGCCCTCGGCGCGCTGGTGCGCACCCGGCGCGAGCTGAGCGACCGGGTCGCCGACCTCTCGGCGGCCAGGGAGGCCGAGCGGCGCCGCGACGAACAGGACGTCCTCCGACGGGAACGCGCCCGCCTCTCCCGCGAGATGCACGACGTCGTCTCCCACCAGGTGAGCCTGATCGCCGTGCAGGCCGGCGCGCTCCAGGTGTCCTCGCCCGATCCGGCGGCGCGGACAGCGGCCGGGGTCATCCGCTCCCTGGCGGTGCGCACCCTCGACGAACTCCGGCAGATGGTCGGGGTGCTGCGCGCCGAGGGCGCTCCGACCGGCGGCGACAAGCCGCAGCCGACCCTCGACGACCTCCCGAGGCTGGTCGCCGACAGCGGCCTCCCCGCGGAACTGATCACCGACGTCACGGACGACCTCGCACCGCCGCTGCAGCGAGCGGTCTACCGGACGATCCAGGAAGGACTGACGAACGCCCGCAAGCACGCTCCCGGAGCCGCCGTGCGGGTGAGCGTGCGCACCTCGACCGCGACCATCGACGTCGTCGTCGAGAACGACCCGCCCACCGGAGCCGCGCTGATCCTCCCCTCCGGCGGAGCCGGCCTCCGCGGACTGCGCGAGCGGGCCGAACTGCTCGGCGGCCGTCTCACCGCCGCGGGCGGACCGGACGGCGCCTTCCGACTCGCGGTGTCGCTCCCCCGGCGCACGCCCGAGAGCTGA
- a CDS encoding response regulator, with protein MIRVVVVDDEALVRSGFELILGAADDIEVVAAVDGDHAVDVIRRERPDVVLLDIRMPGRSGLDVLADLRDDPERPVVGILTTFDTDEHIARALQDGASGFLVKDTPPQHLAAMVRSLAAGGVVLSPQVSRTLVEGYVGAPDPDAVERVALLTERERDVLEHLPTGESNAEIGKRLHLSGATVKDHVSAILAKLSVSTRLEAALIAERARRGGDRR; from the coding sequence ACGAAGCCCTCGTCCGTTCGGGCTTCGAGCTCATCCTGGGCGCCGCCGACGACATCGAGGTCGTCGCGGCCGTCGACGGCGACCATGCCGTCGACGTCATCCGTCGCGAGCGTCCGGACGTGGTCCTCCTCGACATCCGGATGCCGGGACGCAGTGGCCTGGACGTGCTGGCCGACCTCCGGGACGACCCCGAGCGCCCCGTCGTCGGCATCCTGACGACCTTCGACACCGACGAGCACATCGCCCGGGCCCTGCAGGACGGCGCATCCGGGTTCCTCGTGAAGGACACGCCACCGCAGCACCTCGCGGCCATGGTGCGCTCGCTCGCCGCCGGAGGCGTGGTGCTCTCGCCCCAGGTCTCGCGGACGCTGGTCGAGGGCTACGTCGGCGCTCCGGACCCGGACGCCGTGGAACGCGTGGCGCTCCTGACCGAGCGCGAGCGCGACGTGCTCGAGCACCTGCCCACGGGCGAATCCAACGCCGAGATCGGCAAGCGCCTGCATCTCAGCGGCGCGACCGTGAAGGACCACGTGAGCGCCATCCTCGCCAAGCTGTCGGTCTCCACCCGACTCGAAGCCGCCCTCATCGCCGAGCGCGCCCGCCGGGGCGGCGACCGGCGGTGA
- a CDS encoding PIG-L family deacetylase — translation MTRRGLLIGGLAVVGLGGGALLARQFRRGGPPRGAWMPLRAIPAPTAPAALSPAVEAPGIDTSVTMWAHADDDIIFANPELSDAITGGATVRAVYVTAGDAGKGLDYAHEREAGIRAAYDLMRGSTAEWGERRITLLSGATVTRFVPSDEPRLSITVLRLPDGGLNGKGFPATGNAGLTQLVNGDVAELAPIDGSPTYDLPRLTATLAELLAAAQPERVSTNVPHESAFARGDHPDHSCVGSLVRRSAPAVGIPAESMSYFLGYPSQDQPVNVTGDALDAKVEVYRTYAADDPVVRCAEASTCLAQPGFGDWLRRTYPKTEAELQLS, via the coding sequence GTGACTCGGCGCGGCCTCCTCATCGGCGGACTCGCGGTCGTCGGACTCGGCGGCGGTGCCCTGCTCGCCCGGCAGTTCCGCCGGGGCGGCCCGCCGCGCGGAGCGTGGATGCCGCTGCGCGCGATCCCCGCGCCGACGGCGCCGGCTGCGCTCTCGCCCGCGGTCGAAGCGCCCGGCATCGACACGAGCGTGACGATGTGGGCGCACGCCGATGACGACATCATCTTCGCCAACCCGGAGCTGTCGGACGCGATCACCGGCGGCGCCACCGTGCGCGCGGTGTACGTCACGGCGGGAGACGCGGGGAAGGGGCTCGACTACGCCCACGAACGCGAGGCCGGGATCCGCGCCGCCTACGACCTCATGCGCGGCTCCACCGCGGAGTGGGGCGAACGACGCATCACCCTCCTCAGCGGTGCCACCGTGACGCGTTTCGTGCCGTCCGACGAACCACGCCTGTCCATCACCGTCCTCCGGCTCCCCGACGGCGGGCTCAACGGCAAGGGCTTCCCCGCCACGGGAAACGCCGGGCTCACGCAGCTCGTCAACGGCGACGTCGCGGAACTCGCCCCGATCGACGGGTCGCCGACCTATGACCTGCCGCGACTGACCGCGACGCTCGCCGAGCTCCTGGCGGCGGCGCAGCCCGAACGGGTGAGCACGAACGTCCCGCACGAGAGCGCTTTCGCCCGCGGCGACCACCCCGACCACTCGTGCGTCGGCTCGCTGGTGCGAAGGTCCGCGCCCGCGGTCGGCATCCCCGCGGAGTCCATGTCGTATTTCCTCGGATACCCGTCCCAGGATCAACCCGTCAACGTCACCGGCGATGCCCTGGATGCCAAGGTCGAGGTGTACCGCACCTATGCCGCCGACGACCCGGTGGTCCGGTGCGCGGAGGCGTCCACGTGCCTCGCGCAGCCCGGCTTCGGTGACTGGCTCCGACGGACATACCCCAAGACCGAGGCCGAGCTCCAGCTGTCCTGA
- a CDS encoding PIG-L family deacetylase, with the protein MTRADRPTPRPPRWGAGVLIAVLAVVLLVGGSIVVSTALGVWPLGAATPQAAPAATRTPSPASTVAPVPRVAPSATASPTPAVPPSPAVQACDGDTVLTVWAHPDDDIIFGNPTISDAIAAGQCVRTVFLTAGDAGKGLDYTHARELGILRAYNHMRGADGLWDSTVVTLDAGLRLERLTPQGDSRLSVMFVRLPDGNITDRGFDATGHSSLSRLIDGDISTLAPIDGGPAVDRAQLSAALSEIAVALHPVRTLTHVPRGSSYAPGDHPDHSAVGTLVRDSIGQDPAAAPGILYFVGYPSIDLPRTLDGAVLDAKVETYRIYAQQDSVVRCSDRDACLKTRKFGEWLRRSYPLTEADLRMS; encoded by the coding sequence ATGACACGCGCAGACCGGCCGACTCCCCGGCCGCCTCGGTGGGGAGCGGGCGTCCTCATCGCCGTGCTCGCCGTCGTTCTCCTCGTCGGCGGTTCGATCGTCGTCTCCACCGCTCTGGGGGTCTGGCCTCTGGGCGCGGCGACCCCGCAGGCGGCACCCGCGGCCACCCGGACGCCGAGTCCCGCGTCCACGGTCGCGCCGGTTCCCCGCGTCGCCCCTTCGGCGACGGCGAGCCCCACTCCGGCGGTGCCCCCGTCGCCCGCGGTCCAGGCCTGCGACGGCGACACGGTTCTGACCGTGTGGGCCCACCCCGACGACGACATCATCTTCGGCAACCCCACCATCTCCGACGCCATCGCCGCGGGCCAGTGCGTACGCACCGTGTTCCTCACGGCGGGCGACGCCGGAAAGGGACTGGACTACACCCACGCGCGCGAGCTCGGCATCCTCCGCGCGTACAACCACATGCGCGGTGCCGACGGGCTGTGGGATTCCACCGTCGTGACCCTCGACGCCGGGCTGCGGCTGGAGAGGCTGACCCCACAGGGCGATTCGCGTCTGTCGGTGATGTTCGTGCGCCTTCCCGACGGCAACATCACCGACCGGGGATTCGACGCCACCGGGCATTCGTCGCTGAGCAGGCTGATCGACGGGGACATCTCGACGCTCGCGCCTATCGACGGGGGCCCCGCGGTGGACCGCGCGCAGCTCTCCGCCGCACTGAGCGAGATCGCCGTCGCGCTGCACCCGGTGCGCACGCTCACGCACGTTCCGCGCGGCAGTTCCTACGCGCCGGGAGACCATCCCGACCACTCCGCGGTGGGCACGCTCGTGCGCGACTCGATCGGACAGGACCCGGCGGCGGCCCCCGGCATCCTGTACTTCGTCGGCTACCCGTCGATCGACCTGCCCCGCACCCTGGACGGTGCCGTCCTGGATGCCAAGGTCGAGACGTACCGCATCTACGCGCAGCAGGACTCGGTGGTGCGGTGCTCCGACCGTGACGCGTGTCTGAAGACCCGCAAGTTCGGCGAGTGGCTGCGGAGGTCGTACCCCCTCACCGAGGCCGACCTCCGCATGTCCTGA